In Xanthocytophaga agilis, the following are encoded in one genomic region:
- a CDS encoding helix-turn-helix transcriptional regulator produces the protein MANMKPYRIQSISEIHRLMNLPKPHHPLIGIIDLKGLKNDPNITAVIFDFYVVSLKRGCNNLLYGQQKYDFDEGLMAFLSPGQVLRGEENGVPANLEGWMLFIHPDFLWNTSLAKKIKQYEYFGYAANEALFLSDKEETLINGIIDNIKQEYHSNIDKFSQDVIIAQLELLFTYSQRFYERQFITRKITNHKILERMEDVLADYFGNEDLMIKGLPSVQYIADKLNISTKYLSSLLKQLTGQTTQQIIHEKLIDKAKEKLSTTELSVSEIAYGLGFEHPQSFSKLFKAKTNLSPLEFRQSFN, from the coding sequence ATAGCAAATATGAAACCCTACAGGATACAATCCATATCGGAAATACATCGGTTGATGAATCTTCCCAAACCACATCATCCGCTGATTGGTATAATAGATTTAAAGGGACTAAAAAATGACCCAAACATCACTGCCGTTATTTTTGACTTTTATGTAGTATCGCTCAAGAGAGGTTGTAACAATCTGTTATATGGGCAACAGAAATACGATTTTGATGAAGGTTTAATGGCGTTTTTGTCGCCCGGACAGGTTTTGCGTGGTGAAGAAAATGGTGTACCTGCAAATCTGGAAGGCTGGATGTTGTTCATTCATCCTGATTTTTTATGGAATACCTCTCTTGCAAAAAAGATAAAGCAGTATGAATATTTTGGGTATGCTGCCAATGAAGCTCTGTTTCTTTCCGACAAAGAAGAAACCCTTATCAATGGGATTATTGACAATATCAAACAGGAGTACCATTCAAACATTGATAAATTCAGTCAGGATGTAATCATTGCACAACTGGAATTGTTGTTTACTTATTCTCAACGGTTTTACGAACGCCAGTTCATTACCCGCAAAATCACCAATCACAAAATTCTAGAACGGATGGAAGATGTATTGGCAGACTATTTTGGTAATGAAGACTTGATGATAAAAGGATTACCCAGCGTTCAATACATTGCCGACAAACTGAATATTTCAACCAAATATCTGAGTAGTTTATTAAAACAACTAACCGGGCAAACTACCCAGCAGATCATTCATGAAAAACTAATTGACAAAGCAAAGGAGAAACTATCTACCACTGAATTATCCGTAAGTGAAATCGCCTACGGACTGGGTTTTGAGCATCCTCAGTCATTTAGTAAATTATTCAAAGCAAAAACTAATCTCTCTCCTTTGGAATTCAGGCAATCGTTTAATTAA
- a CDS encoding DUF2147 domain-containing protein produces MKKSLLVVIMLFVSIGTFAQKLSPDQIVGIWQCEDFKIEIFKSGTTYSGKLLWAKDIFEADGKTPKKDSNNPSEKLRNRSRQGIVHITELAYKDGEYRDGKLYSVQDGNTYSLKGVLKNADNLETRGYKGIPMIGKTFIWKRVQN; encoded by the coding sequence ATGAAAAAATCACTTTTAGTAGTCATCATGCTGTTTGTATCAATAGGCACTTTTGCACAGAAATTATCACCAGACCAGATAGTAGGGATATGGCAATGTGAGGATTTTAAAATAGAGATCTTCAAATCAGGTACTACTTACTCTGGTAAACTACTATGGGCAAAAGACATATTTGAAGCTGACGGAAAAACGCCTAAGAAGGATAGTAATAACCCCAGCGAAAAACTAAGAAACCGATCCAGACAGGGTATTGTACATATTACAGAACTCGCTTACAAAGACGGCGAGTATAGAGATGGAAAGCTATATAGTGTGCAGGATGGAAATACCTATAGTCTAAAAGGTGTACTTAAAAATGCGGACAACCTTGAAACCAGAGGGTATAAAGGTATTCCAATGATAGGTAAAACGTTCATATGGAAACGTGTTCAAAATTGA
- a CDS encoding SDR family oxidoreductase, producing MELKNSTILITGGTSGIGLEFVRQLTQQGATIIVTGRNLEALEKTKTAFPKIHPFQSDVSKPQDIEKLYKDVTRQFPELNIIINNAGIMRLIDVEDTRLDLENINREIVTNLSGTIQMVHQFLPHLRTKKSAAIVNVSSAIAFTAYSSAPVYSASKAGVHAYTQALRLQLEETNVKVFEVVPPGVNTNLQNDWVLQPNPSMMMDVDKMVNIAIKGLLNDKPEIKPFLISIIKTVSRLMPNLLLRFGHGEFKKFKQLTANY from the coding sequence ATGGAATTAAAAAACAGCACCATTCTAATCACCGGCGGAACAAGCGGGATTGGCTTAGAGTTTGTCAGACAACTTACCCAACAAGGAGCTACAATCATCGTTACAGGACGTAACCTGGAGGCATTGGAGAAAACAAAAACGGCGTTTCCAAAAATTCACCCCTTCCAAAGCGATGTGAGCAAACCACAGGACATTGAAAAGTTGTACAAAGATGTTACCCGACAATTTCCTGAGTTGAATATCATCATCAACAACGCTGGCATTATGCGTTTGATTGATGTAGAGGATACTCGATTGGATCTGGAAAATATTAACCGTGAAATTGTCACCAATCTTTCGGGTACTATCCAGATGGTGCATCAGTTTTTACCGCATTTACGAACAAAAAAGTCGGCTGCAATTGTCAACGTTTCATCGGCAATTGCCTTTACGGCCTATTCTTCTGCACCTGTGTATAGTGCATCAAAAGCAGGAGTTCACGCCTATACACAGGCATTGCGCTTGCAACTGGAAGAAACAAACGTAAAAGTATTCGAAGTAGTGCCTCCGGGTGTGAATACCAATCTTCAAAATGATTGGGTGCTACAACCAAACCCCTCAATGATGATGGATGTAGACAAAATGGTAAACATTGCCATTAAAGGACTCTTGAATGACAAACCAGAGATTAAACCTTTCCTCATTAGTATAATAAAAACGGTGAGCAGACTTATGCCCAATCTCCTGCTCAGGTTCGGACATGGTGAATTTAAAAAATTTAAACAACTGACTGCTAACTACTAA
- a CDS encoding glycoside hydrolase family 2 protein — translation MEPNHPNYGLTEIQEDSAEEVHFVNPLPRAVLRHTRFALLDGEWKFSLDNEDQGLANKWYLAHTYQHTAHWPGAVESHMAEAKDSHPSSSWQDKVIVWYEREFSFHATIEESIHSMLQITFGACGYETRVWLNGLPLQTIDGEEIHYGEYTSFSYELNQEMLRPVNRLTVRIADTMDAEIPRGKQESHVYKRGGIWYQTYTGAVRSIWLETVERNRLRSRVGVISIIEDKLVQFNLTTRIHDPGCYILRLKVYERSRKSNEPLATSDFPLRLEVGQKRQRVAIEVPGAELWSPESPHLYRLVAQLIDPSGYAAEIETLFGLRKIESRSSKIYLNHTPVYLDGILYQPGTATYEEMQRHMQAMKELGCNLVRIHITGVDPRIYNLADEMGMLLWVEVPSPHSSSQVSRQNHRTELLRMLTLIETHPSIIIWSLYNEDWGAQDIAINPETRQYIMDMYHYMQINHPQFLVVDNDGWHHVSSEGRLKSDLLTAHLYTPDLDRWKLLLNRLVAGEMEGVAAFPLVVGDPFFYRKQKPLLVSEWGGFGFVDYGGPNDAESRTEQIRLFKQELRKHPIAGDVYTQAINIEDERNGIIDAHTGELQVPANVLSSKDIQL, via the coding sequence TGGCACATACCTATCAACATACCGCTCACTGGCCAGGTGCAGTAGAATCTCACATGGCAGAAGCAAAAGATTCCCACCCTTCCTCTTCCTGGCAGGATAAGGTGATTGTGTGGTATGAACGGGAATTTTCCTTTCATGCTACCATCGAAGAATCTATTCACTCTATGCTACAGATCACATTTGGTGCCTGTGGGTATGAGACCAGAGTCTGGCTGAATGGACTGCCTCTGCAAACCATTGATGGGGAAGAGATCCATTATGGGGAGTATACTTCTTTCTCATACGAATTAAACCAGGAAATGCTGCGGCCTGTCAATCGGCTTACTGTCCGGATTGCAGATACAATGGATGCCGAAATTCCAAGAGGCAAGCAGGAATCGCATGTGTACAAACGGGGAGGTATCTGGTATCAGACCTATACCGGTGCAGTACGCAGTATCTGGCTGGAAACTGTAGAACGCAATCGGCTTCGTTCACGAGTTGGGGTGATTAGTATAATAGAAGACAAGCTTGTTCAATTTAACCTTACCACCCGGATTCATGATCCTGGTTGTTATATCTTACGATTAAAAGTCTACGAACGAAGTCGCAAGTCAAACGAACCCCTGGCAACATCTGATTTCCCGTTACGTCTGGAAGTTGGTCAGAAACGGCAACGGGTAGCTATTGAAGTTCCCGGAGCTGAGCTTTGGTCACCGGAATCTCCTCATTTGTATCGGCTGGTGGCACAACTGATTGATCCCAGTGGCTACGCAGCCGAAATCGAGACGTTATTCGGTTTGCGTAAAATAGAGTCCCGCAGTTCTAAAATATATTTGAACCATACCCCAGTCTATCTGGATGGTATCCTTTATCAACCCGGTACGGCTACCTATGAAGAAATGCAGCGTCATATGCAGGCGATGAAGGAGTTGGGTTGCAACCTGGTGCGGATTCATATTACAGGCGTTGATCCAAGGATTTATAATTTAGCGGACGAAATGGGTATGCTTTTATGGGTTGAGGTACCCAGTCCGCATAGTTCCAGCCAGGTAAGTCGTCAGAATCACCGGACCGAATTGCTCCGAATGCTCACACTCATTGAAACCCATCCGTCCATCATAATCTGGAGTCTGTACAATGAAGACTGGGGCGCTCAGGATATTGCTATAAATCCGGAAACCCGTCAATACATCATGGATATGTATCATTATATGCAGATTAACCATCCTCAGTTTTTGGTTGTTGATAATGATGGATGGCACCACGTTTCCTCAGAGGGACGTTTGAAATCCGATTTACTGACTGCCCATTTGTATACACCTGATCTGGACCGATGGAAACTGTTGCTGAACCGATTAGTAGCTGGTGAAATGGAAGGGGTAGCTGCGTTTCCCCTAGTGGTAGGTGATCCGTTCTTTTATCGCAAACAAAAACCATTGCTGGTGAGTGAATGGGGTGGTTTTGGCTTTGTAGATTATGGAGGGCCCAATGATGCAGAAAGCCGGACAGAGCAAATCCGACTGTTCAAACAGGAATTGCGAAAACATCCTATAGCGGGAGATGTGTATACACAGGCCATTAATATCGAAGATGAACGAAATGGCATTATCGATGCACATACCGGAGAATTACAGGTTCCTGCCAATGTGTTATCTTCCAAAGATATACAACTATAA